The DNA window aaaacaacaacaaaatcaACAAGGCGTATGGTATGTATCTAGAGTGCGAAAATTGCTGGCTTCAATTGATCATTCATATTTATGTCTACACAATTTTATAGGTAAGTGAATAATAGtatgattgatttttatcTGATGCACTGATCGTATATACAAACACAACATAAAATTGGATTGCATCAACAGCACAATTAAGTCTCCTATATATTTTGTAgagttttttttcagaatcgGCTCAAGAGTCGAGTCAGAGTGATGATGCTTCGATAGTGCAAAATTTCACACGGCCAATTAACGAGCGGGATGAATATGTATAAGCGCAATACCCGTATGCCTTAGTCACCAAGCGTCGACATACGAATATCAGAGTTGTGAAAATAGTTATGTAAATGTAATGCATTACCCATTACTTTGAACAACGTGTATTGGTCAAGTTCGccattacaaataaaaaaagtaatgtGTAATGGATGAGTGCTCCATTACAAATAGAATAATTGCTccatcattattttatttcgctCACTAAAAGTTTCTTCTGGgcaaattcgtttttttctgtttaGAGATCAATACGTCACGTAGAAGAAAAAGGCTAAAATAACAAACTGGCATACTGCATTCTCATTGTTTTATTGCGCTGACAAAGTTATCTATGTGAGATAGCTATTACTTGAAAACCAACTTCTTCACTCTACACTACAAATAAAACACGTATTTCAGCATTTCCCAAAGTTTAACTCTTGACAGATTGTAAGGCGGTGAAAAAGTTAatatagaaaaacaaatttaaagaaaaaaaaatttattgaatatcCTAGATcacaaattacttttttttttcatttgtaatttgtaatggATCACTTATCAGTTGCACattacttttttaaatttgtaatagAGCACTCATTCATTACATATTCCTTTATTGATTTGTAATGGATCATGCATCCAGTACacattacttttttatttgtaatgtaTGATGCACCCATTACACagtacttttttatttgtaatggATCACTCAAAAccattacaaattacaaaagtaATGTGCACAAAAGCACTCATCCATTTCACATTACGCAGTGTAATGTGTCACGAATACAGTAATGCATTAGTCACAACTCTGATGAATATACAATACAAGCGTATACGAGCGAATATACGGGTAAATACCTTTCTCGGTGGTGGCACGGGGTTACCCAACGCATGTTCGGAACACAAGGATGTGAGGGACTCACTGCTCCGTCCATTGCTCAGTCTCGTCGTATGCTGAGCATTTGGCCCTGGTGCTGGCGGTGGTGGGTTTCGCGGCCTCTGGAGTGTAGATACCTTCTCTACACCTGAGgacatacatacacacatcgATAAACGGGACGGAAAGATTACCGACAACTcgacaaaataatatttagcGTATAAGTAGAGATTTGATGACATAAAATGTACGATAACGGGTCTTATCAAAAGTCAAATACTTAAATGCCTAATGACAACCGAATCTCCCGAATTGAGAAATCAGGAGGACGCGACGAAATCTTAAAAAATCCCGGTGAACGAGACACTTTCGCACGGGTGAGTAAATGAATTTGAGAGTAAGGGTGCATTGCCTATAACCGAGAAAAATGTAAGCACCGTGTGCCGTAGAGGAGGATGAGTCGCCACTGGGGGACCGCTTGTGATGCAGGTGGTGTTGGGTGTTCAGGGCATTCAACGAGCTCGGCAGAGTATGGAGCGTGTGACCGGCCAGAATCGGCTCACTGGTTGTCCGACTGTGAGAGGAAGTCGAAGTTCCGGAAGACGGTAGGGTGCCGTAGTGGGAAGGTAAGAGATTCGAGCTGGCTGTCCCAATCAACGCCGCGGGCGGAGGAGGCGCGACGCGTTTCTTCAATGACCCGTGAACGTTGCCTGCCGCTACAATCCCGATGTCCGAAGATGCGATCGCAGAAGACGTAACTGAATCATGGAAATTTGGAAACAAACATTTACACGCGTGTTCAGCGGCGACTCAAATATGAAATCGTTCATGTGACGACTAACGTGcgtaaagcaaaaaaaaaaaaaacatagcgTGGGACGGCGGATGTCTGATCAGGGATATGAGCGACTCACCAGTTACGAGGGGTTTCCGACTCTGCGGTGGTGGTGGCGGTGGCATTTGTTGTCTATTCGACGAACTCGGCGAGGAACCACCCTGAAGACTTCCGCATGTACTGCTTCGACTTCGCAAGGTCTGGGGCGAGTCTCCTGGTCCGCCACTTCCACCCCCGGCGTAAGACGGTGGCCTGCTACGCGATTTTTTCTCTGGTGTCGAACATCCGTTCTATGGCAAAGTATCAGCCACGTGTTAGATTCAAAGTAAtatcaattcaattttgtgtTTTGAATTGCGTTGTCATACTCTGCGTTTCAACGTACTCTGTCTTCGATGATCGTATCGTCGTCAGAAAAATCGGTTGAGCCCTCGTCATGCGACAAGTTCCAGTCGATGTTCACATTATCAAACAACGTTTTTTGCCTCTGAAGAGCATGGCTAAGCTAAAACATAGAAATAAAAGGTCGTTATTTCAACTTCATTGTCGCACATTCGACAGATTTTTCGCGATCTAGAATCATGTTGTATTGTAATATTCCGAACGTTGAATTCTCGTAAAAGTACAAGGTATGCATTACCAGTTCTTTACACGTGTGATGCCCCATCTCCTGTGCAATATCAAGCGGTGTCTTTTCTTGCTTGTTCCTCAGCATCGGATCAGCTCCAGCCCTGAGAAGGAGCTTCATCGCCTCAGCTCTGTCGTGTCTTGCGGATAAGTGGAGTGCCGATTCACCCTCAGTTGTAGTTCTGTCGATGCTGCCAGCGTGCATATTTTGAACAAGAAAATCGACTAGGTGCAGGCTGTTTCCCATTTCACGTAGTATCGCCAGGTGGAGTGCCGTCTCGCCGATATCCTGGATCCAGATGAAACGAAAAACAGATTAATATACAATAGCAATGCAGAAATATATGCCTACTAATCCTGATATGTCATATCTGCATGAATCAAATCAACGCACCGAAGTAGGGAGCGGTGCCGATAGATCCACATTTTCAGCAAATACTTGGAGTAACTGTTGTAGGTCCCTGTTGTTCACGGCATGTTCCAAGTCCGACAGAAGATCACGTTCGTCGGCGCATGTGCTCATAACGTATCTCTTCTCGACATACTTGGCGCGTATGAATTCGTACCTCTCCTCCCTACAATAGGACGCAGAAAGATGGTATCAAGATCCATGGATTTAGGGAAGAGTACGTCACCTGCAATACTTACATTGTCGAGGTTGGAGTCGGTTTCAGATTGTGATGCAGTGTAGCTTCCATTACTTCGTTGAACGACTGGTTCGTCATGTGACGTGCAAGCAACAGCTGCGCCGTCCCGATGTTGTCGAGAGTCAACGATTGTATCCGCGATATATGAACACCGAGATCCCTGTGAATACCGCTACATTCGATGCAGACGATTATCCCGAAATTTGTTGACAACCACGTAGCATCTGTAACGAATACGATGTCAATATAATTGGGCAAAGCTATGACATTGGACAATGATCGAGGAGGAAATGATCACTTCTAACTACCGTTCTGAGAGGAACAATCGCAACAATGGTCGTTCCCTGGTAGTCGAGTGACACATCTAATAACGGCCTGTTGAAGTTCAACCAAGCTAGGGTTTCCTTGGCCCGCCTCAGCTTTGCCGCTAGCGTCAAAAGCTCTGAGCAGGGCTCGTTCTTTGCAGTTCACCAACACCGACATCCAGGCCCGCTGATCTGCCTCATCCTCAGCTTGGAAATGATACGTCCGGTTGTCTGCACAGAGTTGACGCAATGTTAGATACGTTCCGTGGCCTATAATATAAGGAATACGAAGAATAGCTCACAGCTTATCAGATCAAATCCCCGCTTGTCGTCGGGAACAAGTTTTATTTGGCACGTTAGCAAGTTGACTCTAGTTGGCGGTTTGTTTTCATCTGCGTGACATATGTCGAGGAAACCCTCTGCTTGCACGGCACACCGACGTTTCTGCCATACTCGACGCATCTTTCCCTCGCTTTTTTTCAGCAAATGACCTGACCGCGTAACGCCGTGCTGCTTGTCACCCTGGAGCTGGTGCAGCGAATAGCCTACACTCGCGTTCACGTTCATCTGCAATACAAATACAAGTCATTGGATTAGTAAATTTCATGATAGGCAATAAAAGGTACGTGCATCGTTAGCTTTCTTACTTCTTTGTCACAGCCGGAATTTCGCAGTAAACTTCTGAGCTCGGTTAATCGCTTCCGTTCCTCATCTTGAGTCTGTCTGATCTTCTGTAATTTAACGCTGAGATCCGCTACGTAAGAACCGAAATGTTCTATTGTCTTCAGGCCATCTTGAAAGTAACTGCAAGTAAATGTAAAGTATCACGAATAAATCGTAACAACGGTGGTGTGCAAATGCCGCGACTGTCTTCTTTTACTTACTTCGTTTGAGCGTGATAATACTCTACTAAGTGCTGAAGCAGCTCGATCCCTTTCTTAGTTTTTATCTCGTTGACTTTGATGAGGTACTGAAAGCGCCAAAGGACATTTGTAAGATACCGTGTTGAAAGTTATATCGACGTTCGTCAACGAATGATCAATCGAAGTGTTCCTATATACTAACAATAGgtctaacaataagacgaCCGGAGTAAAAGGTTCGAACCTCGCACATCTGGAGCTGAAACATTCGTCGTTCCTTCTCCATTTCATCGGCGATTTCCGCCGGCGTCACTTCAGTCCGTATAAGTCCGGCCTCTTTGGCATGCtgcttcttttctttctcaatcTTGGCATATTTCGTCTCGTAGTCTTTCCACGCTTTCTCAAATGGGCGTTTCAAGTCCCCCTTGACACCTCGGAGGTCACCCTTCAGTACCGAGTCCAGTGGGAACATCACGATATTGTTTATATTCTGCATCTACGGAGATATGAAAATCAAGATAATGTTTCCGTCATGACTTCTAAACTTGAACTTGGAGAAATTTGGCAAGATTGCATTTCcgcaaatatatatatttgtttaatgttttttcaattttttttcagtaatcTGTACATATGTACCAAGGTCTTCATCAGCGCGCTGAGTTCCTTGGTGACTACAGCGAACTTAAGAAAGGCAGCGCCGATATCCGGTTCCTGTTCCTTCAATGCCGCGTCCCCAAGTTTCTCCAGTGCCCGACCGAGGTACACCTCGTTGTCTACGtgagctgaaaaaaaaaatgggaagcGAGCGCGTGCAATTATACGATGTATTGTTATAGGTTTGCCGAATATTGAAATACAGCCGTGTAGCAGCACTGGTTCTGACTAGTTATATCAAAATTAAGAATTGTTCACAGTTCGTGTTATAAACGAGAGCAAGAGCAATATCTGCACATGTGCTTAAAAAATGTCGATGTAAACTATCGCTTAGCttgataataacaatgataacaTTTGATCAGTCATTTGTTCATATAGAGTAATTCTGGATGAGATGGCCATAGGTAGGAGATGGCCGACAGTACAGTTTCTTACGTACTTTACTGTATTGGACTATCTCACTCCAAATTACCCTATACGAAATTCAGGAGGAGGGTTAAACAGGATAGCTACTAAATCTCTATTACGAAATTCGATGACTTATCGAGCTTTTCCAAAcagtaattttataattttccctGACCAATTCGAATAAATTCGTTATAGcaaattggtaaaaatatacgtattttccatataaattttttttttgtatgaagGTACGAACTGTCACATGGGTCACACGGACTCATCTAGCCGATGCCCACAATCGTTTGTAAGGTAGTATTTAGGAATATTTAAAGTTTGAAGAGAATCTTCCGCcgctggtgaaaaaatttgtattcgaTTTAATTGATCAAAAGCTTAAAAAAATGGTGGGACGTAtgcgtatgaaaaaaaaaatataacaaatgaTTGCTTGACTTCCCGCAAAAACACCTGACATTTCCCTGACTATTTcataatttccaaatttcatgACAAGTGGCCACCCTGGTTAAAGCTGCGGAGCTCGAAAATAAGGAATCTTAGAGGGCATTGCGGCCTGCAGCAACGGAGAGTTTTCCCTGCCTGCCATCGTTGCAGCGGTACCGCGGCGGTGTTGCAGGCGCCGGGAAAATCGATCTGTCTGTCGAGTTCGGCgcacatacacatatacatgcaTAGCTGGATACataacatatacatatgcTAGGAGGCACGGTACATGCCCTGAATCTATTTCCCGCATCCCCCGCATCGGAGTGCCTATATCCCAACGATTCTCCATTTCCTTCCTGCATAAAGGCAGCTCTTAAGGCAGTTATGAGGTAGACTCGGTGAAAATGTTGTTTTTGAAACGCATGCACAATTTTCGCGTTCTATTGACCCATTGAGCGGGACTAAAGTGACCATTTTCAAACCggaaggcaaaaaaaaaaaaaaaaaattaaattaatgacGACCGCTACGCCGAGCAGCGGGcgttgtcatttttttttgcccgCTTATGCTCACCTTCGAGTCGTACTGAAATCTCCACACTAGATTTAAAAAAGCCCGCTTTACGCCCTGGgtacacaatatactattattTTCGACTCGACCATAATGTTCACTTTGTTGACCTGAAAAGCGGGACGAAAGTAACATATTATTCcctctttacttttttccctCACCTCAGGGAAAAAGTAGTACTTTTATCCCACATTTGCAGAAAATATGACctcattaataatttttcagtcTTCCTGgttttctctccttcttttccatttcaaaCTGCATCTCTCTGTATTACTATAAACATTCAGTAATATTATAGTTTTCAGACTGATAGATCACACTTACATGTAAACGGAAAATACGGGAATAAAGTCCTATATGTAAACACAGGAGTAAAAGCCGATTATTTTCAtgttacataatgtactatttAAACTGATTGTGAATCTTCTGTAACTTCTTGCCAACCAATTACCTAGTCATACCGCTGAGTACGAAGACTACGTGTGACGGCTGGCGCACCGCGCACGTGTCAACGAATTTCCGCTCAACAACCGGAAGCCTGGAAGCCGGAACTCTGCAGCCCCCGCATGTGTGCACAATCAGTGCGGGTGGTGCTATGGTATTTTAATTTCGTTGCACGGGTGTAAGTCACAGGCAGTGAACTGCAGGCTTTATACCCACCATCAATCACATATTCACATCAACTGATTACAGGTAATTGTTAGTTAGAGCTAACGTTGTTTACGGCCCATAACTCCGCAAGTAGAAAATACACAACACGTTCTATGAAAAATAACTGTTGCACgcataaaaatataatcaagaaaataaaagaaaagaatcgaTCTCGTGGCTACGATATTATTACATATCTGTGCATCCTTACCATTTCCCGAATTGTGTATAGCCTTTATGGCCTTTTTCAGCTTCGTCAGACCATCTCTGTCAAAGTCCAATGTCTGTAATGGATATGAAAAAGATTGCTTTAGTTGAAGCTTAATCAAAACCTTAGACAAAGATTCGCGTCCAACGCGTATCGTCGGCCTAGCATTCCGGAAGTCGGAAGAAAGCGAAGACTTCCTCGGTATGGGCGGTGAGCTCATATCGCGGACATGCAGGGTTGGTTCAAGGTCACCGGTACGCGGGACAGAATTCCGCGTGAACGCATAACATTAACATCcttgtttcaactttttttaattatatatctAGAGAAAAGTATGATCACCGTTgagattgcaaaaaaataaaaataaaaataaaacagaatttAGCTTTACCTTCAGCATTAacatactattattattattgttgttattattatttgaaattctcttgcattaaaattgtaatatttatgTTCATTGGATTAAGCTCGCTAAATCTTAAGAACAACATATTTTAAGCGGAAAAAATTCCTTAGAACGAATTAATTCGTCTGAGTAAACTAAGCTACGTATGATTtaattcacatttttcttaaaacattgtttaaagtaattttatttttcaatgtaagGCCATCATcaaatatcaattaattatatcgATTCAATATTCGATTTATAGggagaaaaatcaaatccaTTCGACCAGttataattgtttaaataatccTTGGCTGTTTAAGCCATCGCGGTTTTCGACTGCGAAAGCGGCGTGAagcttatattattatatgctgACGCAATTACTAACTAGGCAAATAACCCTGTGATGAATGTAATacaacatgtatatatacgtacatgtataggTATGCATGTCATTGATACGTAAATTACAGGCTCAAacagaaaatttcgaaatgtaTCGTTATCATCGAGCTCTCAATAGATtactattataattattaatatatccTTTAATACCAAAGATTGTCCTGATGTTTGCATACCACATATTGTTATACCGTTGACAAAAgtttgcaagaaaaaatttttttcaacaatacgCCGCAAGACACTGCAGCAGCTACCGAACATACTGCATATTGCGAAAACGACCGGGTGCAGCAACGACTCGTATATTAGGGGTGGGTAATGAATGACCaagtgaaataattcataTTATATTCTAATTGACGAGGGAAGGCTTAAGTGTGCGCTCCACTATTGTCTAAATGGTATATACTATTAGTAAATATAGGCAAAATTACTCTATCGAATGATCGACCGAGCGGAAGAACGGACACGCAGGTAGGCGTGTAACTTATCGATTCCTCCCGACCGCGACCTTGCGTAACTTTTACATTCCGCAGTTACGCCcgcggtatatatatatatatatatatatatatatatagatatttatatatatgtatatacatatacatgacACTGTTATCATAGTTCTTATATCACCTTCGTCGCTATGCATCAACATCTGCAGGTCAAACAAGTCCCGTCGGGTGTGAGTTGGGTGCAAGCGACGTGTGTACAGATAGTAAGTAAGTGGAGGGTGAGAGGAAGGGGGCACGTAACAGCTGATTGTCAGCGGGAAGCAGACACAGCGGTTTACATCCGTTCTACCGCTTTATTCACCGCAGCCGCGGCACGCCGCGTATATCCGTAATctaattataaacaaatacacggaaaaatttgtaaacatTATCGctaagtaatgaaaaatttaagcAGTTTCTGATAGTATACTAACGGGTTTTCAATATTCGAGAGTACTTAATTATAGCActataatgaaaattgaaggtaCAATTCATTTCCGTAAaacatgttttacataaattataagtttttggggtcgctgattacaaatttgaaatcagattttgaaaatttagtatGGCGGATGCGATCAGCGACACCGAAAATCGTAGATTACTatcttgttacaaaaattgacCTGGCATAATAATGTGTGACTCAGAGGGTTAACGTATCAAATTTTGCTAACCAGTTTCATGTATTATAGCGAAGAAAGGTTTGGTATACGAAAGGAAAAATGCAAACggttaaaatatatatacctcATAGCCGCCACGTCTGCATGACCCAGTTAAGAATGCCTACATATTGTTCTGTATTAACTATTTCGTGGTTTTAGGTACATGGCTAGCGGGCACGTAGGCGATGCAGGTGCGTCGGCATCGACGGCTAACGAGCGATTACTAATCACCGCTCTGACGAGCAACGGTTACTTTGATTTAACTAAGTAAGTAAGATGAGGCTCTCTCGAGATTCTAATCTTGCAACACTGAAATTGGAGCAACATTTAGACACGCAATCTGCTTGAAATCCTTTGTAACATGCGAAAACTTGCGCGGTTtttacgttaaaaaaaaaaaaatgtaaagtaAAGGGAAAAAATCTACGATACATCATCTCTTTCGTGGTTAGAAAGGCACGGGAAAATGGATGAGGGGTTCCACCGGAGGTTTAGCCCTCGGCACGTTCTTCGCCAATTACTTATGCCTGCCTATACGTACGTATGAATACCCAGCGAGACAGAAGAACTCGTTCGACCCGAAGggctgctgccgctgcttgggggggggggggggggggggggggggatagtCATATAGAAAAGAGGGAGAAGAGCTAACCGTTCAACGCAAGGACGGAGAATCTAACATCGAAGGGAGCCGCCCCGGCATTTCTGCTAACAAAGATGACATCATAGCACCCTTCTTAATACTGACAATAAATAGCAGAAGGCTATTACCGCGGTGTCTGCTTTAAAATCAGCACACGTGCGATTAGTTGTTATCATCACACGTCGCTGGGTTCCGCACACCGTACAACCATGCCTCGCGATACCTGCTTTAACAGCAACcaaaaatattgcaaacaTACTCCGCCGTTTACATGTGttgttatttcattatttgatAGACATCAAAGACAATTGAGAAAAGTCTCAGAGGTAGAATATCGTTGCATCGTATAGCTAGATGTGTATCTGGCGGTCGTGCCGTATCTACCCTTCCTCTCCCCCCTGCCGCTACGTACAACCGTGCATTTTACTTACCCTGCACACACATGCATGCAAGTACGGCCTTAATTCTCAACTGTCTCATGCACATGTTATGGGCACGGATATCGATATCGTGGGTTGAGAATAACCTATGACGGATATGTACGTGAATACAGCAGTGACAGTGGGGGCGGGTAAATGCATCGGTGTGAAATAATGATGACCGTACCTACGTGATAGATATTTGCTAATGTATGTACTGCGCGAGCAAGCGAAGCAAAGCGACGAATGATTAATGATCGTCCAACGAGTGGACTGGTAACGGATGTCAAGAGGAAGCGGCAGAGGACGAATTAAGATCGGTATAATCATGTGCGCATTTCGGTGTGTGTATGAGAATAAAGGCATACATCACGACGACAATAAAATTAGAAGAACAGATAAAAACGATGAGAACTTACTTCCTCCAGCGATGTGATGGTCTGCCTGCACTGAGGCATACGCGAGACGAAGGTGGAGGTGGTCGGGGAGTTGTAGTCCTCCTTGGTCTCCTCGACGAACTCGCCGACCGCAATGAGCCCTGGCATATTTGGCGCGTGCGATGTCGTCGTCGCGACGCTTTACCAGGCCGGCGGCACCGAAACGGATACTCTTCGCGTCTGCGATTAGGAAAAATCCGAAAACACAGCCAACTACGTTGACTCCACGACAGGTCGCGAAAGTCGAGAAACTGTCAGATCGTCACACGCACTGCTCACTTCACATACACTCACTGACGTCTCTGTATCGCGAATCGGGCGGACAACTTAACCCCTGAATCTGATCGGGGCcgttcattttctttcctcaGCTGCGCGTCGTTCGGCAATGATTGCGCTTTCTATAGCCGCTCCCGTCTAAGGGCGAGCATGACACTTCGACTCACTTGCGAATCACCACCGACTCTACCGCGGACGCATCTTTTTTATCCAGGGCTCTATACATGCGCTGTCTGGGCAGCCCTGGACCTTATAGCGAGCGCCAGCAACGATGCACGTACCTTGGGTTTATTGTTACTGATTCGTCCTCTCTTCGCTGCCGCAGTGCCGCCTACCACCTCCAATCGGCGGCCATAACTGCCGCACTACTTTTACCCTACCCAGTGTTCCTTGCGCGAATTACTGTACCCAATCTTTTTCTAGATTGCCCTGCCATCTACAGTGTTTCACGCGCGCAAATCCGACTCGGCCGGCAACAAGATTTCTACCTCTATCCCAAACTATGCCCGTATCGATGTGTCAGTTGACCATGCCGGTACTGCAGAATGCATGcactgttgaatttttctggCGCGCCAACTTCCACAAGATTGGCTCTGTTTATTGTAAATGGCATGTGGTCGGCCTGAAAAAATGGGATTCAAAGGAAAATAGGGGGATATTAGTCATCAAAAAATATGTCACAAATTGAGCCATTGATCTAATGTATCGATTTGTTAAATCTACATGTTaagttttcaatcaaaatGTCTTTATTAAAAGTTATGTAGATTGGCGAGATTGTATTTACAGCTCACATACtcagaattgaaattttttacttcctaCTAAATAAGTCAAGTTTGTAATGaacaaaagaaattataaacaacTCCGAGAAGGAATAATTATTAcctggaaaataaaaatgttgaatgatGTGACTAGACTCAATACCATAAACATTTGCGCAGGTGTATCATGCATGCATGTGTAGCATGCAGATCTTTAAACGCATAGAGGGTAGACAGCGAATGATGGAATGTTTTTGACACATAGACAGCGTGCGTTTGCAGTCATAGTCTTCGATAGTTGTCTCGTTGTTGACCCCGATTTTCGGAGAAGATGGTCGAATAGAGAAATGGTACGACGGAAGCCAGCGCCAGACACAAGCCGACAATGGGTCTGTACCATACCCAGGCAAAACCAATGACCAATAAACTGATGGACATGGAGACAGATATGTTTACAGATTCAATAGCAATCACGCCGCATAAAAATGTAGAATTCAAGACGAGCGTGCGTATTATGTTTGCCAAACATGTAGCAGCGAGAAACAGCACTAGCCAACCCAGACCTCTGCAAGTGATGAAATCATGACTCAGTAAGTCGTAATTATCGTACCAGAGcgtttatcattttcaaacaaatttgcCAGTCCAACCTTATAGCCCAGGTGCGCCAATAGTTGTGCACATGTTCTAGGTGAAACATCTGATCCACGGATATCACGTCCTTTCTTTGGATTAAGATTTCTTCGCCATGCGAGGTCGTATAGGGAACGATAGTTCCATCTACCTGCATGCCGATAATTGAATAGATGTCATCGCCCTTGCCAGCGTACGAAAATTGTATTCTGATATCTCCGACCTGATTGATGATAATTAGAAAGGATTAGTAGAAGTAGAAATAATGCAAGAGCTGTAGTAACGGAAAGCAGTGATTTCAAACCTGAGGATTCCATAAGTCATTACTGTGATAGTAGAGGCCAGAGTGCAATTTGATGTCTCTACGCTCCGGCCTCTCATCGCTAGTAATCTCAACAAagtgattgaatttcttttttaactcTTCACCAAGAGTCAAGGCTCCAATCTTAACCTCATTGGCAATTTGTATCTGACTCCGCACAGGCATGATTTTGGGATTATGGTGACCAGTTCTGATATCGAATGAATCTGAATCCACAAGCTTGTCCTTCCATTCTGTCGTATAATAGTAGTGCTTTTCATCTTCGGTAACACCTCCAAAACTGCACAGGGTGAAATCAGACACAATGGAAATGAATCAGTTTATTTCTAACTGGGTGAGAGAAGTTGTAGATTGTagtaaagtaaaaatttcaaaccgtGAGAAAACAGTATGAAACGAAACAGATGAAGTACAATTCAAGATTTACCTCACCTACGTTCCTCTTCAATTTCGATCCATTGATACATCTGTACCCTTCTCTTCAGCTTTACGCTGGCCATAACGATTCCATAATCAGGTTCAGTGAGCGGTTCAAGCACTCTCAGTGGTCCCGAAAAATGAACAAGTCTGTGCTGATGCTCAGGTAGCACATGGTTCACACTG is part of the Neodiprion virginianus isolate iyNeoVirg1 chromosome 5, iyNeoVirg1.1, whole genome shotgun sequence genome and encodes:
- the LOC124304892 gene encoding arfGAP with SH3 domain, ANK repeat and PH domain-containing protein isoform X6 is translated as MPGLIAVGEFVEETKEDYNSPTTSTFVSRMPQCRQTITSLEETLDFDRDGLTKLKKAIKAIHNSGNAHVDNEVYLGRALEKLGDAALKEQEPDIGAAFLKFAVVTKELSALMKTLMQNINNIVMFPLDSVLKGDLRGVKGDLKRPFEKAWKDYETKYAKIEKEKKQHAKEAGLIRTEVTPAEIADEMEKERRMFQLQMCEVRTFYSGRLIVRPIYLIKVNEIKTKKGIELLQHLVEYYHAQTNYFQDGLKTIEHFGSYVADLSVKLQKIRQTQDEERKRLTELRSLLRNSGCDKEMNVNASVGYSLHQLQGDKQHGVTRSGHLLKKSEGKMRRVWQKRRCAVQAEGFLDICHADENKPPTRVNLLTCQIKLVPDDKRGFDLISYNRTYHFQAEDEADQRAWMSVLVNCKERALLRAFDASGKAEAGQGNPSLVELQQAVIRCVTRLPGNDHCCDCSSQNDATWLSTNFGIIVCIECSGIHRDLGVHISRIQSLTLDNIGTAQLLLARHMTNQSFNEVMEATLHHNLKPTPTSTMEERYEFIRAKYVEKRYVMSTCADERDLLSDLEHAVNNRDLQQLLQVFAENVDLSAPLPTSDIGETALHLAILREMGNSLHLVDFLVQNMHAGSIDRTTTEGESALHLSARHDRAEAMKLLLRAGADPMLRNKQEKTPLDIAQEMGHHTCKELLSHALQRQKTLFDNVNIDWNLSHDEGSTDFSDDDTIIEDRNGCSTPEKKSRSRPPSYAGGGSGGPGDSPQTLRSRSSTCGSLQGGSSPSSSNRQQMPPPPPPQSRKPLVTGVEKVSTLQRPRNPPPPAPGPNAQHTTRLSNGRSSESLTSLCSEHALGNPVPPPRKRREQRSGIERGTEESSSSSSSSLLSNITINLNPPYLFYSLQPTSPGGGSGTGGSVSTGGLRRCRALYDCEADNEDELSFREGEVIVVTNEHTDDDNWMEGALERQPDRRGMFPISFVHMLQE
- the LOC124304892 gene encoding arfGAP with SH3 domain, ANK repeat and PH domain-containing protein isoform X2, producing MPGLIAVGEFVEETKEDYNSPTTSTFVSRMPQCRQTITSLEETLDFDRDGLTKLKKAIKAIHNSGNAHVDNEVYLGRALEKLGDAALKEQEPDIGAAFLKFAVVTKELSALMKTLMQNINNIVMFPLDSVLKGDLRGVKGDLKRPFEKAWKDYETKYAKIEKEKKQHAKEAGLIRTEVTPAEIADEMEKERRMFQLQMCEVRTFYSGRLIVRPIYLIKVNEIKTKKGIELLQHLVEYYHAQTNYFQDGLKTIEHFGSYVADLSVKLQKIRQTQDEERKRLTELRSLLRNSGCDKEMNVNASVGYSLHQLQGDKQHGVTRSGHLLKKSEGKMRRVWQKRRCAVQAEGFLDICHADENKPPTRVNLLTCQIKLVPDDKRGFDLISYNRTYHFQAEDEADQRAWMSVLVNCKERALLRAFDASGKAEAGQGNPSLVELQQAVIRCVTRLPGNDHCCDCSSQNDATWLSTNFGIIVCIECSGIHRDLGVHISRIQSLTLDNIGTAQLLLARHMTNQSFNEVMEATLHHNLKPTPTSTMEERYEFIRAKYVEKRYVMSTCADERDLLSDLEHAVNNRDLQQLLQVFAENVDLSAPLPTSDIGETALHLAILREMGNSLHLVDFLVQNMHAGSIDRTTTEGESALHLSARHDRAEAMKLLLRAGADPMLRNKQEKTPLDIAQEMGHHTCKELLSHALQRQKTLFDNVNIDWNLSHDEGSTDFSDDDTIIEDRNGCSTPEKKSRSRPPSYAGGGSGGPGDSPQTLRSRSSTCGSLQGGSSPSSSNRQQMPPPPPPQSRKPLVTVTSSAIASSDIGIVAAGNVHGSLKKRVAPPPPAALIGTASSNLLPSHYGTLPSSGTSTSSHSRTTSEPILAGHTLHTLPSSLNALNTQHHLHHKRSPSGDSSSSTAHGVEKVSTLQRPRNPPPPAPGPNAQHTTRLSNGRSSESLTSLCSEHALGNPVPPPRKRREQRSGIERGTEESSSSSSSSLLSNITINLNPPTSPGGGSGTGGSVSTGGLRRCRALYDCEADNEDELSFREGEVIVVTNEHTDDDNWMEGALERQPDRRGMFPISFVHMLQE